The following proteins come from a genomic window of Triticum aestivum cultivar Chinese Spring chromosome 6A, IWGSC CS RefSeq v2.1, whole genome shotgun sequence:
- the LOC123130404 gene encoding protein MEI2-like 7, producing MAVTASKLRADAPQYVYHGNLQLPPLPPPCHKTAMGGPLPPPPSPHHETAMGGPQYSAAACSMTFPVFASYPPPPPPYVPAPGPIYGVPQPPQPAFRCHVHFAPPSLLRSTAPPRRLGKVPPSLLRPTAPQCRLGKVPPSLLRPTAPQCRLGKVPPSLLRPTAPQCRLGKVPPSLLRPTAPHCRLGKAVPSAPPKQATVETFPGKEAPSPPLPAAPVPWSTEAVPTSPPPTAPVPSSRKAPEVSARPHGLPPHRLMFWAVDVDAEKKQAQAAAIAGAAQSVKPRGRKAGPGRMQAQQHRTGRRRSSELGRRQAKAAPAEVACKPAFTTRPPTPRPAPEWSDPQVTTVMIRNIPNRLKPAEMMQLLDDHCARENREEKRGDVPAAYDFLYLPMDFSLCCNLGYAFVNLTSAQAARVLHSALHGARWTVFGTNKVIDICAARIQGKRALVKHFSNSTFPCATDDWLPAVFSPPRDGAADPSVAGEATRVGTRVTPATPLRATPRAQRLAGKPVARGRRQRGVMKPSSATSCA from the exons ATGGCCGTCACCGCCAGCAAACTTAGGGCGGACGCGCCGCAGTACGTCTACCACGGCAACCTCCAGCTTCCTCCACTCCCGCCTCCTTGCCACAAGACGGCCATGGGCGGCCCCCTCCCTCCACCCCCGTCTCCTCATCACGAGACGGCGATGGGCGGCCCCCAGTACAGCGCCGCGGCCTGCTCGATGACTTTCCCGGTCTTCGCCAGCtacccgcccccgcccccgccataCGTTCCCGCTCCCGGACCAATCTACGGCGTCCCTCAGCCACCGCAGCCGGCATTCCGGTGTCATGTCCACTTCGCTCCCCCCTCGCTGCTGCGTTCaaccgcgccgccgcgccgcctcggcAAGGTTCCCCCCTCGCTGCTGCGTCCAACCGCGCCGCAGTGCCGCCTCGGCAAGGTTCCCCCCTCGCTGCTGCGTCCGACCGCGCCGCAGTGCCGCCTCGGCAAGGTTCCCCCCTCGCTGCTGCGTCCGACCGCGCCGCAGTGCCGCCTCGGCAAGGTTCCCCCCTCGCTGCTGCGTCCAACCGCGCCGCACTGCCGCCTCGGCAAGGCTGTCCCCTCGGCGCCACCAAAGCAGGCAACGGTGGAGACTTTCCCCGGCAAGGAAGCCCCCTCGCCGCCGCTGCCGGCTGCGCCGGTGCCTTGGAGCACCGAGGCTGTCCCCACGTCGCCACCGCCCACAGCGCCGGTGCCCTCGAGCCGCAAGGCTCCGGAAGTTTCGGCGCGGCCGCACGGCCTCCCTCCGCACAGGCTCATGTTTTGGGCCGTGGACGTGGACGCCGAGAAGAAGCAGGCGCAGGCGGCGGCCATCGCGGGGGCGGCCCAGTCCGTGAAGCCTCGCGGAAGGAAGGCCGGGCCGGGTCGGATGCAGGCGCAGCAGCACAGGACGGGGAGGAGAAGGAGCAGTGAGCTCGGGCGCCGGCAGGCGAAGGCGGCGCCAGCCGAGGTCGCCTGCAAGCCGGCGTTCACGACGAGGCCGCCGACGCCGAGGCCCGCGCCGGAGTGGAGCGACCCGCAGGTCACCACCGTCATGATCCGGAACATCCCCAACAGGCTCAA GCCGGCGGAGATGATGCAGTTGCTGGACGACCACTGCGCCCGCGAGAACAGGGAGGAGAAGCGCGGCGACGTGCCCGCCGCCTACGATTTCCTCTACCTGCCCATGGATTTCAG CTTGTGCTGCAACCTGGGGTACGCGTTCGTGAACCTCACGTCGGCGCAGGCGGCGCGCGTGCTCCACTCCGCCCTGCACGGCGCCCGCTGGACGGTGTTCGGCACCAACAAGGTCATCGACATCTGCGCCGCGCGTATCCAG GGCAAGAGGGCGCTGGTGAAGCACTTCAGCAACTCGACCTTCCCGTGCGCCACCGACGACTGGCTCCCCGCCGTCTTCTCACCGCCGCGCGACGGCGCCGCCGACCCGtccgtcgccggcgaggccacgCGCGTCGGCACCCGCGTCACTCCCGCCACTCCCCTGCGGGCCACGCCACGGGCGCAGCGGCTGGCAGGCAAGCCCGTGGCCCGTGGGCGTCGCCAGCGCGGGGTCATGAAGCCGAGCAGCGCAACAAGCTGCGCGTGA